The Camelina sativa cultivar DH55 chromosome 14, Cs, whole genome shotgun sequence genome includes a window with the following:
- the LOC104743731 gene encoding glutathione S-transferase T3-like — MESNNTPNNQSQPYYVNIGSSQILSFSSQPSSQPSQPPSQTEETTEQRRERRLWSTQDDLVLISGWLNTSKDAVVGNGQKAGSFWIRIGDYYETSSHVRDGAQPRRPDHCRQRWQKISKEVSRFCGAFAEAESERASGMNDLDVLQNAHQIYTNLYKKKFGMEYAWNVLRYEQKWTSLEAMNPTPRTTSSNKRKADEAAPSTGSVVGEHESRPAGIKATKRVRNKGKEKTAPSAEFSHMWEIKQKDLEGMKQLQKMSILDTLIAKNETLDEDEKALKKKLMAELF, encoded by the coding sequence ATGGAATCAAACAATACTCCTAACAATCAGTCTCAACCCTACTATGTAAACATTGGTTcctctcaaattctttcttttagttCACAACCAAGTTCACAGCCGAGTCAACCTCCTAGTCAAACAGAAGAGACAACAGAACAGCGAAGGGAGAGAAGGCTATGGTCCACCCAAGATGACTTAGTCCTAATAAGCGGCTGGTTAAACACATCGAAGGATGCAGTAGTTGGGAATGGGCAAAAGGCAGGGTCCTTTTGGATCCGTATAGGAGACTACTACGAAACAAGTAGTCATGTCCGTGATGGTGCTCAGCCTAGGCGCCCTGACCATTGTAGACAAAGGTGGCAAAAAATCAGTAAGGAAGTGAGCAGGTTCTGTGGAGCTTTTGCAGAGGCAGAGAGTGAGAGAGCTAGTGGGATGAACGATCTAGATGTTTTACAAAATGCTCACCAAATCTACACTAACCTGTACAAGAAGAAGTTCGGTATGGAGTATGCTTGGAATGTTCTACGCTATGAACAGAAATGGACAAGTCTCGAGGCTATGAACCCCACTCCAAGGACAACCAGTTCTAACAAGAGGAAAGCTGATGAAGCTGCACCATCTACGGGTTCTGTCGTTGGTGAGCACGAGAGCAGACCCGCGGGCATCAAGGCAACGAAAAGAGTAAGGAACAAAGGCAAAGAGAAGACTGCACCATCTGCGGAGTTTAGTCACATGTGGGAGATAAAACAGAAGGATTTAGAGGGCAtgaaacaactccaaaagaTGTCCATTCTTGACACTCTCATTGCCAAGAATGAAACCCTAGACGAAGATGAAAAagcattgaagaagaagctaatggcgGAACTGTTTTAA